CGGTTCTCGGCGCGCACGATCAGCTTGGCCAGCAGCGAGTCATAGTGCGACGGCACGACGTAGTTGCTGTAGATGTGCGTGTCCACGCGGACGCCCAGGCCGCCGGGCAGGTTCAGGGCGGTGATCCGGCCGGGCGACGGCGCGAAGGTGTTGGGATCTTCGGCGTTGATGCGCAGCTCGATGGCGTGGCCGCGCGGGCGAATATTCGAGGACAGCTTCAGCGATTCGCCGGCCGCCAGGCGCATCTGCTCGCGCACCAGATCGACCCCGAAGACTTCTTCGGTGACGGTGTGCTCGACCTGGATGCGCGTGTTCATCTCCATGAAGTAGAACTGCTTGTCTTCGTCCAGCAGAAACTCCAGCGTGCCGACGGTCTTGTAACCGATCGATTCGGTGGCCTTGCGCGCGACCTCCAACAGTTCGGCCCGGCGGGCGTCGTCCAGCGCCACCGACGGCGCCTCCTCGACCAGCTTCTGGTGGCGGCGCTGGATCGAACACTCGCGCTCGCCCAGTGAAATAGCCCGGCTGCCGTCACCCAGCACCTGCACCTCGACGTGGCGCGGGCGTTCGACATAGCGTTCCAGGTAGACCGCCGGGTTGCCAAAACCTGCCTGGGCTTCAGACCGCGCGGCGGCCAGCTGCGCCGACAGCCGCGACAGGTCCTCGACGATCTTCATGCCGCGACCGCCGCCGCCCGCCGAAGCCTTGATGATGATCGGAAAACCGATCCGTTCGACCGCCTCCTCGGCGTCGCGATCGGTCTCGATGACGCCGGTGCCGGGCAAGATCGGAACACCGGCCGCGGTCATCGCCGCGCGCGCCGAAACCTTGTCACCCATCAGGCGCATCAGCTCGGGCTGCGGTCCGATCCACTGCAGGCCGCAGCGCTGAACCACGGCGGCGAAGTGGGCGTTCTCCGAAAGAAACCCGTAACCCGGGTGCACCGAATCGGCGCCCGAGATCTCGGCCGCGCTGATGATGGCCGGGATCGACAGATAAGAAAGGCGCGCCGGCGGCGGGCCGATGCACACCTTCTCGTCGGCAAAACGCACGTGCAAGGCGTCGGCGTCGGCGGTCGAGTGCACCGCCACCGAGCGCAAGCCCATCTCGCGGCAGGCACGGATCACGCGCAGGGCGATCTCGCCCCGGTTGGCTATGAGGACTTTCTTAAACAGGGATCAACTCTTGCTGAGTCGGATCATCGGCTGGCCGTATTCGACGTGCTCGCCGTTCTGCACCAGGATCTCCGCCACGCGGCCGTCGGCCTCCGATTCGATCTCGTTCATCAGCTTCATGGCTTCGACGATGCAGACCACCTGGCCTTTGCGCACGGACTGCCCGATCTCGACGAAGACGGCGGCGTCGGGCGACGGCGCGCGATAGAACGTGCCGACGAACGGCGAGCTGACGAACGTGCCTGGCTCGGCGGCGGCCTCACCGGCGGACGAGCCCGGCGCCGGGGCCAGCGATAGCCCGGGCAGCGGCAGCACCGCCCGACCGGTGTCGACCGAACCGCCGGCCATCTGGCGGCGCACCCGCACGTGGCCGCCCGGATCGGCTTCCACCTCGGACAGATTGAATTCACCGGCGATGCGCGCCAGCTCGCGCACGACGTGGAGGTCGATGCCGCTCCCAGCGCCCGGGTTCTTGCCGGCCGGCTTTTCGGCCGCCTTGGAAACCTTGGCCGGGACCGGGGCGCTAGCCGACGGCCTGGCCTTCGACTGATTGCGCTTGTTCATCGCGATAGACGTCCTTTCTGTTTCAAGATGTCGATGGCCGCCGCCAGCGCCAGCCGATAGCTGGTCGGCCCAAAACCGCAGATCTGGCCGACGCACACCGCGGTCAGGAACGAATGGTGGCGAAAGCTTTCGCGGGCGGCGATGTTCGACAGGTGCACCTCGATCGTCGGCAGCGTACTGGCCACGATCGAATCGCGCAGCGCCACGCTGGTGTGCGTGAAGCCGGCGCCATTAATGATGATGACGTCGGCGTCGCTGCGCGCCTGTTGAATGGCGTCGATCAAGGCACCTTCGTGGTTCGACTGCTGCGATCGCACGGTCACGCCCGCCGCCTTGCCGGTGGCGCCGAGCTCGGCGTCGATCTCGGCCAGGGTCATCGACCCGTAGATCTCCGGCTCGCGCTCTCCGAGCAGGTTCAAGTTGGGCCCGTGCAGAACGACCACGGTGGGAGGCAGCGGCTTCTTCGCCATGGGCGAGGCTACTGCAGCTCCGCGCGGATCTGAGGCGCGGCCAGCTTGACCAGATAGCGCGCCTTGCCCGCGTTGCCGGTGGGCAAAAGCCCGCAGGCCAAAAAATAGTCCTTGGTCAAAAGCAGCATCACCACCGTCAGCTTGTCGGTCCGGATGGTCACCTCGCGCAGGCCGCCCAGCTCTGACCGTTCGGCGGCGCCGCGCGCCTGACCGACCAGGTGACCGAACTCCATGGCCACGGTGTGAAGGTCGATGCCCCTGCCGCCCTGCCCGTCGCGCATGAACGAATCGAGGGCGATGCCGTCAAAACCCATCACCAGGCCACCGATGGCACCGTCCAGACGATTCACCAGCTTCTGAATGTTTTCACGAAACATGGGTTCGCCTTGCCTCCGGCTTGTACTCGTTCCGTCTTCCAGGTGTCAAGGTCGGGCGGCCCGCGCGCCCGTCGGCCGCCATCAGGTTACCGCCGCTTCGCGCGCGGTCAGCACGCCGTTGAACGCGTCCAGCTCGCACAGCGTGCCGTACGGCAGCGCGCGGTTGCGGGTGCCGTGGCCGACCGGCGCGCCGATCACCACCGGGATGGCCAGCCGGCCCAGGCGATCCAGCAGCACCTCCTGCGCGGTGGGCGAATTGACCCGGGTGGCTTCCGGTTCGTCGCAGCCGGTGAAATCGCCGACCACCACGGCGCTGACCGCGTTGAACACGCCCGCCAGATCCAGCGTCGTCA
Above is a genomic segment from Polyangia bacterium containing:
- the accB gene encoding acetyl-CoA carboxylase biotin carboxyl carrier protein, with amino-acid sequence MNKRNQSKARPSASAPVPAKVSKAAEKPAGKNPGAGSGIDLHVVRELARIAGEFNLSEVEADPGGHVRVRRQMAGGSVDTGRAVLPLPGLSLAPAPGSSAGEAAAEPGTFVSSPFVGTFYRAPSPDAAVFVEIGQSVRKGQVVCIVEAMKLMNEIESEADGRVAEILVQNGEHVEYGQPMIRLSKS
- the aroQ gene encoding type II 3-dehydroquinate dehydratase yields the protein MAKKPLPPTVVVLHGPNLNLLGEREPEIYGSMTLAEIDAELGATGKAAGVTVRSQQSNHEGALIDAIQQARSDADVIIINGAGFTHTSVALRDSIVASTLPTIEVHLSNIAARESFRHHSFLTAVCVGQICGFGPTSYRLALAAAIDILKQKGRLSR
- a CDS encoding roadblock/LC7 domain-containing protein, which gives rise to MFRENIQKLVNRLDGAIGGLVMGFDGIALDSFMRDGQGGRGIDLHTVAMEFGHLVGQARGAAERSELGGLREVTIRTDKLTVVMLLLTKDYFLACGLLPTGNAGKARYLVKLAAPQIRAELQ
- the accC gene encoding acetyl-CoA carboxylase biotin carboxylase subunit produces the protein MFKKVLIANRGEIALRVIRACREMGLRSVAVHSTADADALHVRFADEKVCIGPPPARLSYLSIPAIISAAEISGADSVHPGYGFLSENAHFAAVVQRCGLQWIGPQPELMRLMGDKVSARAAMTAAGVPILPGTGVIETDRDAEEAVERIGFPIIIKASAGGGGRGMKIVEDLSRLSAQLAAARSEAQAGFGNPAVYLERYVERPRHVEVQVLGDGSRAISLGERECSIQRRHQKLVEEAPSVALDDARRAELLEVARKATESIGYKTVGTLEFLLDEDKQFYFMEMNTRIQVEHTVTEEVFGVDLVREQMRLAAGESLKLSSNIRPRGHAIELRINAEDPNTFAPSPGRITALNLPGGLGVRVDTHIYSNYVVPSHYDSLLAKLIVRAENRPHALARLRRALSEFVVEGCKTNLDFHRRLLANPDFVAGRLDTHLVERL